From Rhodopseudomonas palustris:
CGAACGGAAATCGCCGCCGGGCGGCGGCTCGCCGGGTGAAGCGTCGCGCGCGCCGCGGGTGGTCGCCGCCAAGCGCGACAATGCGATGGCGGTGATCGCCTGCGATGCGTGCGCGACGCAGGGCGGGCTGATGCCGGGGATGCCGCTCGCCACCGCACGGGCGATGCATCCCTTGCTCGACGTGATCGATCACGATCCGCATGCCGACGCCGCGCTGCTCGCGGCCGTCGCCGACTGGTGCGACCGCTTCACGCCGCTGGTGGCGTTCGACGGCGCCGATGGCTTGCTGCTCGACATCACCGGCTGCGCGCATCTGTTCGGCGACGAGGCCGAACTGATGCGCCTGCTGACCATTGCGCTGACACGGCAGGGCTTTGCGGTCAGCGCAGCGATCGCCGGCACGGCCGTGGCGGCGCGGGCGCTGACCCGCGGCGCGCCGGGCAGGATCGTGGCGCCGGGCGAGGAAGCCGCCGCGGTCGCGCCGCTGCCGGTGGCGGCGCTGGGCGTCAGCGAGGCGATCGTCCGCGGGCTGCGCCGCGCCGGGCTGACGACGATCGGCGATGTGCTGGCGCGGCAGCCGTCCGAACTCGCGGCGCGGTTCGGCGAAGCCTTCGTCGCGGTGCTGCGACAGGCCACCGGCGACGACGACGCGCCGATTTCGCCGCGCAAGCCGGCGCCGGACTACGTGGTCGACAAGCGCTTCCCCGAGCCGGTCGCGACCACCGACGTGATCCTGCCGACACTGCTGGCGCTGGCGCGGCTGCTGATCGCGGCGATGGAGCGTGGCGGCAAGGGCGCGCGGCAGCTCACCGCCTCGTTCTTCCGCAGCGATGGCGCCGTGCGCAGCATTGTGGTCGAGGCCGGACAGCCGGTGACGCGGGTCGAGGTCGTCCAGCGGCTGTTTGCGGAACGGCTCGACGTGCTGGCGGACCCGCTGGATCCCGGCTTCGGCTTCGACCTGATCCGCCTCGCCGCGAACCAGTGCGTTGCCATCGCCGAGGCGCAGCGTGGTTTCGACACCCATGCGCATCAGGCCGAGGACGTGGTTGCGCTGGCCGATACCTTGTCGGCGCGGCTCGGAGCAAAGCGGGTGGTGCGTTATCTGCCGCGGGACACCCATATTCCGGAGCGCGCGGCGCTCGCCGTGCCGGTGCAGCATTGCCCGCCGGACGCTGGCGATGCGCCGTGGCCGGCGCGTTCCGACGAGCCGCCGCTGCGGCCGCTGCGCCTGCTGCAGCCGCCGGAGCCGATCGAGGTGCTGGCGGGCGTGCCGGACGGCCCG
This genomic window contains:
- a CDS encoding DNA polymerase Y family protein, yielding MRAASVNRRRILGLWLPRLPTDRIERKSPPGGGSPGEASRAPRVVAAKRDNAMAVIACDACATQGGLMPGMPLATARAMHPLLDVIDHDPHADAALLAAVADWCDRFTPLVAFDGADGLLLDITGCAHLFGDEAELMRLLTIALTRQGFAVSAAIAGTAVAARALTRGAPGRIVAPGEEAAAVAPLPVAALGVSEAIVRGLRRAGLTTIGDVLARQPSELAARFGEAFVAVLRQATGDDDAPISPRKPAPDYVVDKRFPEPVATTDVILPTLLALARLLIAAMERGGKGARQLTASFFRSDGAVRSIVVEAGQPVTRVEVVQRLFAERLDVLADPLDPGFGFDLIRLAANQCVAIAEAQRGFDTHAHQAEDVVALADTLSARLGAKRVVRYLPRDTHIPERAALAVPVQHCPPDAGDAPWPARSDEPPLRPLRLLQPPEPIEVLAGVPDGPPAQFTWRRVTHRVARAEGPERIAMEWWRAAQPGLTRDYFRIEDEAGSRFWLYRDGLYGVEVLPQPDGSGQPRWYMHGLFA